A region of Arabidopsis thaliana chromosome 5, partial sequence DNA encodes the following proteins:
- a CDS encoding PHD finger family protein, translating to MEGKVAKPRGRPRKRPRPEDLNGVSNRGKRPVFEVKVAVPRSLLGRYVLKDVDDSGVFLGKIVSYNTGLYRVEYEDGDFEDLETCYLRQLIIGDSYFDDELRARRSKLDDFILKKDEKKKTDCLKNKGVEVPTCNSPSSVAEVESGYSSCGLPECEDDIDPDFESMSPLVPPVELPSSSGTIGIPEEAVVYLLSVYGFLRSFSVQLYICPFGLDDFVGALNFLGPNSLLDAVHVALMRALKGHLERLSSEGSEVASKCLRCIDWSLLDALTWPVYLVQYFAAMGHASGPLWRFFNEFVVEKEYCSSPVVMKLKILQILCDDVFDVADLRAEIDNREESEVGFDTDGVTAELPENGPRRVHPRFAKTSASKEKELSEFVAVNHGISSLSDSKNWSSRYTDGGPNGDSPDLDANSDECRLCGMDGTLLCCDGCPLAYHSRCIGVVKMYIPDGPWYCPECTIKKMGPTVVYKTSLRGAVYFGVDPHGRLFLGTCNLLLVLKINVHADADIKYYNVTDIPKVVLVLLSATNHRLEYLYICKAISQYWDLPGGVISYLRTVETDLSHMQKEGGDEVSDIGEPDSANSSSGNLIQNAVRLHPSASGYTGGPVLARSSGAQEKNLVAVSTQKGLSFKPHSYINHYTNGELAASAAATLAILMSEETHEPDLHKFSNAKKAASSNILLQMKAFSIVASSFFWPSPDKKEITRERCGWCHSCKLTSASRRGCMLNAAVTGATKSAMKIYSGLFPLKNGEGVLSRIAAYALYLEESLRGLIAGPFLSESLRYQWRKKLEEASTCKAMKALLLELEENICSIALSSDWLKLMDDWLIELSIFQSAPVTVGATQKRRPGRRKQRNQAENTAQGSDDDSFTWWRGGKLSKIILLKAVLSKPKIKKAAWQGGTKKFPEFNYGDGSYIPKRSRRSIWKAAVESSKNISQLALQVRYLDMNIRWSELVRPEQNVQDVKGPETEATIFRNASICVKKIIDNKVRYGVVFGNQKHLPSRVMKNVIEVEKSEDRNEKYWFHEARVPLYLIKEYEESLHRVVHIPFIKKPSRKISKLQKRQLKASRANIFSYLASRRDNTEKCSCASCHLDVFLRYYFSFLHLSRCFLKNLM from the exons ATGGAAGGAAAGGTGGCTAAACCTAGAGGTAGACCAAGGAAACGCCCCAGACCAGAGGATCTTAATGGGGTATCTAATCGAGGGAAGAGGCCGGTTTTCGAGGTGAAAGTGGCTGTACCTAGATCTCTTCTTGGTCGTTATGTGTTGAAAGATGTTGATGACAGTGGAGTTTTTCTTGGGAAGATAGTTTCTTACAATACTGGGTTGTACAGAGTTGAATATGAGGATGGTGATTTTGAGGATTTGGAAACTTGTTATCTTCGCCAGTTAATTATTGGGGATAGTTACTTTGATGATGAATTACGTGCTAGAAGGAGTAAATTAGACGACTTTATTCTGAAGAAGgacgaaaagaagaaaacagattGCCTGAAGAACAAAGGAGTTGAGGTGCCCACATGTAATAGCCCAAGTTCTGTGGCAGAAGTTGAAAGTGGTTATTCATCTTGTGGTTTGCCTGAGTGTGAAGATGACATAGATCCAGATTTCGAAAGTATGTCTCCTCTTGTTCCACCAGTGGAGTTGCCTTCTTCATCAGGAACAATTGGTATCCCTGAGGAGGCTGTGGTGTATCTATTATCTGTATATGGGTTCTTAAGATCATTCAGTGTTCAGTTATATATCTGCCCATTTGGATTGGATGATTTTGTGGGagctttaaattttttaggACCTAATTCTTTGTTGGATGCCGTTCATGTTGCCTTGATGCGGGCACTGAAAGGTCATCTTGAGAGACTCTCCTCAGAAGGGTCTGAAGTGGCTTCAAAATGCTTGAG GTGCATTGATTGGAGCTTGCTCGATGCGCTAACTTGGCCTGTTTATTTGGTTCAGTACTTTGCTGCCATGGGACATGCAAGTGGGCCTCTCTGGagattttttaatgaatttgttGTGGAGAAAGAATATTGCTCGTCACCTGTAGTAATGAAGTTGAAGATCCTGCAAATTCTGTGTGATGACGTCTTTGATGTAGCAGATTTAAGAGCTGAAATTGATAACAGAGAAGAATCTGAAGTTGGATTTGATACTGATGGAGTAACTGCTGAACTTCCTGAAAATGGACCTAGAAGGGTCCACCCCAGATTTGCTAAAACCTCAGCTTCCAAGGAGAAAGAGCTTAGTGAATTTGTTGCAGTGAACCATGGGATAAGTTCATTGAGCGACTCAAAAAATTGGAGTTCAAGATACACTGATGGTGGTCCTAATGGAGATAGCCCAGATCTGGATGCAAACAGTGATGAATGTAGGCTCTGTGGCATGGATGGAACGTTGCTGTGTTGTGATGGATGCCCTTTAGCATATCATTCAAGATGCATTGGTGtggtcaaaatgtatataCCAGATGGGCCGTGGTATTGTCCAGAATgcactataaaaaaaatggggCCAACTGTTGTTTATAAAACGTCACTCAGGGGAGCAGTGTATTTTGGAGTGGATCCACATGGGCGACTCTTTTTGGGTACATGCAATCTCTTACTGGT GCTTAAAATTAATGTCCATGCGGATGCAGATATCAAATATTACAATGTCACCGACATTCCAAAAGTTGTCCTGGTACTTTTGTCTGCAACGAACCATAGACTGGAATATCTGTATATATGCAAAGCGATCTCACAATACTGGGATCTGCCTGGAGGTGTGATCTCTTATCTGAGAACAGTGGAGACTGATTTATCTCACATGCAAAAAGAAGGGGGCGACGAGGTGTCTGACATAGGTGAGCCAGATAGTGCAAATAGTTCCAGTGGAAATCTTATTCAAAATGCGGTTAGGCTCCACCCATCTGCCTCAGGCTATACTGGTGGTCCTGTTTTAGCAAGATCAAGTGGAGCGCAAGAGAAGAATTTGGTTGCAGTCAGTACACAGAAGGGTTTATCATTTAAACCTCATTCTTACATTAATCATTACACAAATGGAGAATTGGCTGCATCAGCTGCTGCTACTTTGGCTATCCTAATGTCAGAGGAAACCCATGAACCTGATCTACACAAATTTAGTAATGCCAAGAAAGCTGCATCAAGTAACATCTTGCTACAGATGAAAGCATTTTCGATAGTAGCCTCGAGTTTCTTCTGGCCAAGTCCTGATAAGAAGGAAATTACCAGAGAAAGGTGTGGATGGTGTCATTCTTGCAAACTCACATCAGCAAGTAGGAGAGGATGCATGTTAAATGCAGCTGTAACAGGGGCCACCAAGAGTGCTATGAAAATCTACAGTGGCCTTTTTCCTCTAAAGAACGGGGAGGGGGTACTTTCTAGGATCGCAGCATATGCCCTATATCTCGAGGAAAGCTTACGTGGTCTCATTGCGGGGCCATTTCTTAGTGAGAGTCTTAGGTACCAGTGGCGTAAGAAGTTAGAGGAAGCTTCAACATGCAAAGCGATGAAAGCCCTCCTGCTTGAA CTTGAGGAAAATATTTGCAGTATTGCTCTGTCAAGCGACTGGCTTAAACTAATGGACGATTGGTTGATAGAACTTTCTATCTTTCAAAGCGCTCCAGTTACTGTTGGGGCCACACAGAAACGTAGACCTGGTAGGAGGAAGCAGAGGAACCAGGCTGAAAATACGGCCCAAGGTTCTGATGATGATAGCTTTACTTGGTGGCGAGGGGGGAAGTTATCAAAAATTATACTCCTCAAGGCAGTCTTGTCGAAGCCTAAGATAAAGAAAGCAGCTTGGCAAG GTGGTACGAAAAAGTTTCCTGAATTTAATTATGGTGATGGTTCTTACATTCCTAAAAGAAGCAGGCGGTCTATTTGGAAAGCCGCAGTTGAAAGTAGCAAAAACATTTCTCAGCTTGCTCTTCAG GTTAGATACCTGGATATGAATATAAGATGGAGTGAACTTGTACGCCCAGAGCAAAACGTGCAAGATGTTAAAGGTCCAGAGACAGAGGCCACTATTTTCAGGAACGCTAGTATTTGTGTCAAGAAGATTATAGATAACAAGGTTAGATACGGAGTTGTCTTTGGGAATCAAAAGCATCTTCCATCCCGTGTCATGAAGAATGTCATTGAAGTCGAGAAATCTGAAGATAGAAACGAAAAGTATTGGTTTCATGAAGCACGCGTTCCCTTATATTTGATCAAAGAATATGAAGAAAGTTTGCATAGGGTGGTACACATACCTTTTATCAAGAAGCcatcaagaaaaatatcaaagctCCAGAAAAGGCAACTAAAAGCTTCTCGAGcaaacatattttcttatctaGCCTCTCGGAGGGACAACACGGAGAAGTGTTCTTGTGCATCATGCCATCTCGATGTTTTTTTGAGGTATTATTTTAGCTTTCTTCACCTTTCAAGATGCTTCTTAAAAAATCTGATGTAG
- a CDS encoding PHD finger family protein (PHD finger family protein; FUNCTIONS IN: DNA binding, zinc ion binding; INVOLVED IN: regulation of transcription, DNA-dependent; EXPRESSED IN: 22 plant structures; EXPRESSED DURING: 14 growth stages; CONTAINS InterPro DOMAIN/s: DDT domain (InterPro:IPR004022), Zinc finger, PHD-type, conserved site (InterPro:IPR019786), EF-Hand 1, calcium-binding site (InterPro:IPR018247), Zinc finger, PHD-type (InterPro:IPR001965), DDT domain superfamily (InterPro:IPR018501), DDT domain, subgroup (InterPro:IPR018500), Zinc finger, FYVE/PHD-type (InterPro:IPR011011), Zinc finger, PHD-finger (InterPro:IPR019787); BEST Arabidopsis thaliana protein match is: metalloendopeptidases;zinc ion binding;DNA binding (TAIR:AT5G35210.2); Has 3640 Blast hits to 3265 proteins in 204 species: Archae - 0; Bacteria - 0; Metazoa - 2369; Fungi - 398; Plants - 598; Viruses - 0; Other Eukaryotes - 275 (source: NCBI BLink).): MEGKVAKPRGRPRKRPRPEDLNGVSNRGKRPVFEVKVAVPRSLLGRYVLKDVDDSGVFLGKIVSYNTGLYRVEYEDGDFEDLETCYLRQLIIGDSYFDDELRARRSKLDDFILKKDEKKKTDCLKNKGVEVPTCNSPSSVAEVESGYSSCGLPECEDDIDPDFESMSPLVPPVELPSSSGTIGIPEEAVVYLLSVYGFLRSFSVQLYICPFGLDDFVGALNFLGPNSLLDAVHVALMRALKGHLERLSSEGSEVASKCLRCIDWSLLDALTWPVYLVQYFAAMGHASGPLWRFFNEFVVEKEYCSSPVVMKLKILQILCDDVFDVADLRAEIDNREESEVGFDTDGVTAELPENGPRRVHPRFAKTSASKEKELSEFVAVNHGISSLSDSKNWSSRYTDGGPNGDSPDLDANSDECRLCGMDGTLLCCDGCPLAYHSRCIGVVKMYIPDGPWYCPECTIKKMGPTVVYKTSLRGAVYFGVDPHGRLFLGTCNLLLVLKINVHADADIKYYNVTDIPKVVLVLLSATNHRLEYLYICKAISQYWDLPGGVISYLRTVETDLSHMQKEGGDEVSDIGEPDSANSSSGNLIQNAVRLHPSASGYTGGPVLARSSGAQEKNLVAVSTQKGLSFKPHSYINHYTNGELAASAAATLAILMSEETHEPDLHKFSNAKKAASSNILLQMKAFSIVASSFFWPSPDKKEITRERCGWCHSCKLTSASRRGCMLNAAVTGATKSAMKIYSGLFPLKNGEGVLSRIAAYALYLEESLRGLIAGPFLSESLRYQWRKKLEEASTCKAMKALLLELEENICSIALSSDWLKLMDDWLIELSIFQSAPVTVGATQKRRPGRRKQRNQAENTAQGSDDDSFTWWRGGKLSKIILLKAVLSKPKIKKAAWQGGTKKFPEFNYGDGSYIPKRSRRSIWKAAVESSKNISQLALQVRYLDMNIRWSELVRPEQNVQDVKGPETEATIFRNASICVKKIIDNKVRYGVVFGNQKHLPSRVMKNVIEVEKSEDRNEKYWFHEARVPLYLIKEYEESLHRVVHIPFIKKPSRKISKLQKRQLKASRANIFSYLASRRDNTEKCSCASCHLDVFLRDSITCSTCQGFCHKECTMSSQHTTGQLEILVTCKRCYLARARSQININHRQPTTPSVLINGQLQNAATSNTKTQIKRLNQQLPSSKTGDNASGVKQITPDFNLAPKSKHKTLSWGVIWRKKNLADTGVSFRHENVMLAGRSDQPNLQPVCWICKLPYNPGLTYIHCTSCDMWYHIEAVKLEESKIPEVVGFKCCRCRRIRSPDCPYMDPKLKEQKQMKQVFFRRQKHGQGNTGIDSDSERMSEPKDSLPSTPSFLSEDTFVPEDDPLLVSVSKVEQITPNSLDVEWNEDGCVPGPQKLQVRRPVKREDTDGNNNLSYTEFTMHPESMPVVKPEMEPTFPVMEWDASGNSNNMNEGELMFDYEDMEFEPQTYFSLTELLTTDDSGQCDGYGDDKDASGITDNPNPQVEAMEQCTSFLYENTIPCQICKHVEPGPDLTCQTCNMTIHSHCSPWEEESTCIGGSWRCGRCREWL, from the exons ATGGAAGGAAAGGTGGCTAAACCTAGAGGTAGACCAAGGAAACGCCCCAGACCAGAGGATCTTAATGGGGTATCTAATCGAGGGAAGAGGCCGGTTTTCGAGGTGAAAGTGGCTGTACCTAGATCTCTTCTTGGTCGTTATGTGTTGAAAGATGTTGATGACAGTGGAGTTTTTCTTGGGAAGATAGTTTCTTACAATACTGGGTTGTACAGAGTTGAATATGAGGATGGTGATTTTGAGGATTTGGAAACTTGTTATCTTCGCCAGTTAATTATTGGGGATAGTTACTTTGATGATGAATTACGTGCTAGAAGGAGTAAATTAGACGACTTTATTCTGAAGAAGgacgaaaagaagaaaacagattGCCTGAAGAACAAAGGAGTTGAGGTGCCCACATGTAATAGCCCAAGTTCTGTGGCAGAAGTTGAAAGTGGTTATTCATCTTGTGGTTTGCCTGAGTGTGAAGATGACATAGATCCAGATTTCGAAAGTATGTCTCCTCTTGTTCCACCAGTGGAGTTGCCTTCTTCATCAGGAACAATTGGTATCCCTGAGGAGGCTGTGGTGTATCTATTATCTGTATATGGGTTCTTAAGATCATTCAGTGTTCAGTTATATATCTGCCCATTTGGATTGGATGATTTTGTGGGagctttaaattttttaggACCTAATTCTTTGTTGGATGCCGTTCATGTTGCCTTGATGCGGGCACTGAAAGGTCATCTTGAGAGACTCTCCTCAGAAGGGTCTGAAGTGGCTTCAAAATGCTTGAG GTGCATTGATTGGAGCTTGCTCGATGCGCTAACTTGGCCTGTTTATTTGGTTCAGTACTTTGCTGCCATGGGACATGCAAGTGGGCCTCTCTGGagattttttaatgaatttgttGTGGAGAAAGAATATTGCTCGTCACCTGTAGTAATGAAGTTGAAGATCCTGCAAATTCTGTGTGATGACGTCTTTGATGTAGCAGATTTAAGAGCTGAAATTGATAACAGAGAAGAATCTGAAGTTGGATTTGATACTGATGGAGTAACTGCTGAACTTCCTGAAAATGGACCTAGAAGGGTCCACCCCAGATTTGCTAAAACCTCAGCTTCCAAGGAGAAAGAGCTTAGTGAATTTGTTGCAGTGAACCATGGGATAAGTTCATTGAGCGACTCAAAAAATTGGAGTTCAAGATACACTGATGGTGGTCCTAATGGAGATAGCCCAGATCTGGATGCAAACAGTGATGAATGTAGGCTCTGTGGCATGGATGGAACGTTGCTGTGTTGTGATGGATGCCCTTTAGCATATCATTCAAGATGCATTGGTGtggtcaaaatgtatataCCAGATGGGCCGTGGTATTGTCCAGAATgcactataaaaaaaatggggCCAACTGTTGTTTATAAAACGTCACTCAGGGGAGCAGTGTATTTTGGAGTGGATCCACATGGGCGACTCTTTTTGGGTACATGCAATCTCTTACTGGT GCTTAAAATTAATGTCCATGCGGATGCAGATATCAAATATTACAATGTCACCGACATTCCAAAAGTTGTCCTGGTACTTTTGTCTGCAACGAACCATAGACTGGAATATCTGTATATATGCAAAGCGATCTCACAATACTGGGATCTGCCTGGAGGTGTGATCTCTTATCTGAGAACAGTGGAGACTGATTTATCTCACATGCAAAAAGAAGGGGGCGACGAGGTGTCTGACATAGGTGAGCCAGATAGTGCAAATAGTTCCAGTGGAAATCTTATTCAAAATGCGGTTAGGCTCCACCCATCTGCCTCAGGCTATACTGGTGGTCCTGTTTTAGCAAGATCAAGTGGAGCGCAAGAGAAGAATTTGGTTGCAGTCAGTACACAGAAGGGTTTATCATTTAAACCTCATTCTTACATTAATCATTACACAAATGGAGAATTGGCTGCATCAGCTGCTGCTACTTTGGCTATCCTAATGTCAGAGGAAACCCATGAACCTGATCTACACAAATTTAGTAATGCCAAGAAAGCTGCATCAAGTAACATCTTGCTACAGATGAAAGCATTTTCGATAGTAGCCTCGAGTTTCTTCTGGCCAAGTCCTGATAAGAAGGAAATTACCAGAGAAAGGTGTGGATGGTGTCATTCTTGCAAACTCACATCAGCAAGTAGGAGAGGATGCATGTTAAATGCAGCTGTAACAGGGGCCACCAAGAGTGCTATGAAAATCTACAGTGGCCTTTTTCCTCTAAAGAACGGGGAGGGGGTACTTTCTAGGATCGCAGCATATGCCCTATATCTCGAGGAAAGCTTACGTGGTCTCATTGCGGGGCCATTTCTTAGTGAGAGTCTTAGGTACCAGTGGCGTAAGAAGTTAGAGGAAGCTTCAACATGCAAAGCGATGAAAGCCCTCCTGCTTGAA CTTGAGGAAAATATTTGCAGTATTGCTCTGTCAAGCGACTGGCTTAAACTAATGGACGATTGGTTGATAGAACTTTCTATCTTTCAAAGCGCTCCAGTTACTGTTGGGGCCACACAGAAACGTAGACCTGGTAGGAGGAAGCAGAGGAACCAGGCTGAAAATACGGCCCAAGGTTCTGATGATGATAGCTTTACTTGGTGGCGAGGGGGGAAGTTATCAAAAATTATACTCCTCAAGGCAGTCTTGTCGAAGCCTAAGATAAAGAAAGCAGCTTGGCAAG GTGGTACGAAAAAGTTTCCTGAATTTAATTATGGTGATGGTTCTTACATTCCTAAAAGAAGCAGGCGGTCTATTTGGAAAGCCGCAGTTGAAAGTAGCAAAAACATTTCTCAGCTTGCTCTTCAG GTTAGATACCTGGATATGAATATAAGATGGAGTGAACTTGTACGCCCAGAGCAAAACGTGCAAGATGTTAAAGGTCCAGAGACAGAGGCCACTATTTTCAGGAACGCTAGTATTTGTGTCAAGAAGATTATAGATAACAAGGTTAGATACGGAGTTGTCTTTGGGAATCAAAAGCATCTTCCATCCCGTGTCATGAAGAATGTCATTGAAGTCGAGAAATCTGAAGATAGAAACGAAAAGTATTGGTTTCATGAAGCACGCGTTCCCTTATATTTGATCAAAGAATATGAAGAAAGTTTGCATAGGGTGGTACACATACCTTTTATCAAGAAGCcatcaagaaaaatatcaaagctCCAGAAAAGGCAACTAAAAGCTTCTCGAGcaaacatattttcttatctaGCCTCTCGGAGGGACAACACGGAGAAGTGTTCTTGTGCATCATGCCATCTCGATGTTTTTTTGAG GGATTCAATAACATGCAGTACTTGCCAAG GTTTCTGTCACAAGGAATGTACTATGAGTTCACAACACACAACTGGGCAGTTGGAAATTTTGGTAACCTGCAAACGGTGCTACCTTGCAAGAGCACGTTCACAAATCAATATCAATCACAGACAACCAACAACACCCAGTGTCCTGATCAACGGTCAACTTCAAAATGCAGCCACTTCAAACACGAAGACACAGATTAAGCGTCTTAATCAACAGTTACCATCTTCCAAAACAGGCGACAATGCTTCAGGAGTTAAACAAATCACTCCGGATTTCAATTTGGCACCGAAAAGTAAACACAAGACATTGTCTTGGGGAGTCATATGGAGGAAAAAGAACTTGGCAGACACAGGTGTTAGTTTCAGACATGAAAATGTTATGTTGGCTGGACGATCTGATCAGCCGAATCTGCAACCAGTTTGCTGGATCTGCAAATTGCCGTATAATCCTGGCCTAACATATATTCACTGTACAAGTTGTGACA TGTGGTACCACATCGAAGCGGTCAAGCTCGAGGAGTCAAAAATTCCTGAAGTGGTTGGGTTCAAGTGTTGCAGATGTCGTCGTATACGATCACCAGATTGCCCTTACATGGATCCCAAACTCAAGGAACAGAAGCAGATGAAACAAGTATTCTTCAGGAGGCAGAAGCATGGGCAAGGAAATACCGGAATTGATTCGGATTCCGAAAGAATGTCTGAACCGAAAGACTCGTTGCCCTCTACTCCCTCATTTCTCTCTGAAGATACGTTTGTTCCAGAGGATGATCCTCTCTTGGTGTCAGTTTCAAAAGTCGAACAAATTACACCAAATAGTTTGGATGTGGAATGGAACGAGGATGGTTGTGTGCCAGGACCACAGAAGCTACAAGTGAGGAGACCAGTAAAACGTGAAGACACGGACGGGAATAATAATCTTTCTTATACCGAGTTTACAATGCATCCCGAATCAATGCCTGTTGTGAAACCAGAAATGGAGCCAACATTTCCTGTCATGGAATGGGATGCATCTGGCAATAGCAACAACATGAATGAAGGCGAGCTTATGTTTGACTACGAAGACATGGAATTCGAACCTCAAACATATTTCTCGCTGACCGAGTTGCTCACAACAGATGATAGTGGCCAGTGCGATGGATATGGAGATGACAAGGATGCTTCAGGAATCACGGATAACCCAAACCCTCAGGTTGAGGCAATGGAACAGTGCACGTCATTTCTCTATGAAAATACAATTCCATGTCAGATATGCAAGCATGTGGAGCCAGGACCTGACCTCACATGTCAGACTTGTAATATGACAATACATTCTCACTGTTCTCCATGGGAGGAGGAATCTACGTGCATAGGAGGTAGCTGGAGATGTGGTCGTTGCCGTGAGTGGCTGTAG